Proteins from one Chitinophaga oryzae genomic window:
- a CDS encoding TonB-dependent receptor plug domain-containing protein codes for MRIHSTNRTILIFLLTGLCGRAAAQQRPDTAMATHSLDEVIVHENRLAAPLKAANRNITIISRKQIDALAVTSINEVLAFVPGLDVRQRGPGGVQADIGIDGGTFDQTLVLLNGIKITDPQTGHNMMNLPVDLNDVDHIEVLRGAAARVYGINALNGAINIITRQPKETGAVVRAHAGSSFKKDEKNKLYSGYGVGATGTLMTGNAGQSLSLSANSGNGYRYNTAYDNYRAFYQGAFQPAANHDIRALAGFVKNSYGANGFYAAPGDKESEETVKTFLAAVSDKIQISKNWEMTPRVSYRYTEDNYLYVKQNKAGANLHDNNIVDVELNNRFETAIGSFGAGAEARYEAINSNNLGIHERTNIGIYGEYKSRADKRFSFSVGGYLNYNSAYGWQFFPGADAGFNLTSDLKLYANVGTAQRLPTYTDLYYKSPAILGNASLGVEKATYMEAGIRKYSGKFSFSGSVFYRQISDFIDYVKDSLPQPWQPQNFQRADTKGFSLQTGYTTTFASGVFNSFAANAGYNYLSPSFKGDDNSKKISRYVIESLRHQLTAGVRASLLQHWMVSATARYNMRINYKDYTVVDARIAYQQRRFQVYADAGNLLDVTYVEAGAVPMPGRWVTLGGLVKF; via the coding sequence ATGCGCATTCATTCGACAAACCGTACCATTCTTATATTTCTGCTGACGGGCCTGTGTGGCCGGGCAGCCGCCCAGCAGCGTCCCGACACTGCCATGGCCACACACAGCCTCGATGAGGTGATTGTACATGAAAACAGGCTGGCAGCGCCATTAAAGGCCGCCAATCGCAATATTACCATCATCAGCCGTAAACAGATAGACGCACTGGCGGTTACTTCCATCAACGAGGTGCTGGCCTTTGTGCCGGGCCTGGACGTGCGTCAGCGCGGCCCGGGAGGCGTACAGGCAGATATCGGCATCGACGGCGGTACCTTTGACCAGACGCTGGTATTGCTGAACGGTATCAAAATTACCGATCCGCAAACCGGCCACAATATGATGAACCTGCCCGTTGACCTCAACGATGTAGACCACATCGAAGTGCTCCGGGGCGCGGCGGCGAGGGTATATGGTATCAACGCCCTCAACGGCGCCATCAATATCATCACCCGTCAGCCGAAAGAAACAGGCGCTGTTGTCCGCGCCCATGCCGGCAGCAGTTTCAAAAAAGACGAAAAAAACAAGTTGTACAGTGGTTACGGCGTCGGGGCCACGGGTACGCTGATGACCGGCAACGCCGGCCAGTCGCTGTCGCTCAGCGCCAACAGCGGCAACGGTTACCGCTACAATACGGCGTATGACAACTACCGGGCGTTTTACCAGGGCGCTTTTCAACCGGCAGCCAACCACGACATCCGTGCGCTGGCCGGTTTTGTGAAAAACAGCTACGGCGCCAACGGTTTTTATGCCGCTCCCGGCGACAAGGAATCGGAAGAAACCGTGAAGACCTTCCTGGCGGCAGTCAGCGATAAGATACAGATCAGCAAAAACTGGGAGATGACGCCCAGGGTGAGTTACCGTTATACGGAAGACAATTACCTCTACGTTAAACAAAATAAAGCAGGCGCCAACCTGCACGACAACAACATCGTGGACGTGGAGCTGAACAACCGTTTTGAAACGGCCATCGGGTCTTTCGGGGCCGGCGCTGAAGCACGTTATGAAGCCATCAACAGTAATAACCTCGGCATTCATGAACGCACCAACATTGGTATCTACGGTGAGTATAAAAGCAGGGCCGACAAACGGTTCAGCTTTTCCGTCGGCGGTTACCTGAACTATAACTCCGCGTATGGCTGGCAGTTCTTCCCCGGCGCAGATGCGGGTTTTAACCTCACTTCCGATCTGAAGCTATATGCCAACGTTGGAACGGCGCAACGCCTGCCGACGTATACCGACCTGTATTATAAAAGTCCTGCTATACTCGGGAATGCCAGCCTGGGCGTGGAGAAAGCGACCTATATGGAAGCCGGCATCCGTAAGTACAGCGGTAAGTTCTCTTTTTCCGGCAGTGTGTTCTACCGCCAGATATCCGATTTTATCGATTATGTGAAAGACAGCCTGCCGCAGCCATGGCAGCCGCAGAATTTCCAGCGGGCGGACACCAAAGGTTTTTCCCTGCAGACCGGTTATACCACTACCTTTGCTTCCGGCGTATTTAACAGCTTTGCCGCCAACGCGGGTTATAACTATCTGTCACCTTCTTTTAAGGGAGATGACAACAGTAAAAAGATTTCCCGCTATGTGATTGAAAGTCTGCGCCACCAGCTTACCGCCGGCGTAAGAGCCTCACTGTTGCAGCACTGGATGGTGTCCGCTACTGCGCGTTACAATATGCGTATCAATTATAAGGACTATACCGTGGTGGATGCTCGTATTGCTTACCAGCAGCGCCGTTTCCAGGTGTATGCAGATGCTGGTAATCTGCTGGATGTGACCTATGTGGAAGCCGGGGCGGTGCCTATGCCCGGCAGATGGGTAACACTGGGAGGCCTGGTGAAATTTTAG
- a CDS encoding DUF4397 domain-containing protein: protein MKRYFPFILLTLSACTKSDYLDVNAADRPPLSAYISFVNARPAATGIQFWTFTQQVTTTAVAVNQASPYLPTTFGNVQINFTEGSGTSYKASRQFGNSAAYTETGGPNGPIAGYYHTVIAAAKKNDRSKDTLVLFYDDLSKSPAGKAKLRFLHFAAGTGEVQVTLLQQGVGKVWFEKVGYGSAGGGNLSGAAYELGPFTNVDAGTTSLTVSSGGRVLNIPSLSGLQLEAGKAYTVLLHGGVNEKDIPGASLIVHP, encoded by the coding sequence ATGAAAAGATATTTTCCCTTTATACTGCTGACGCTGAGCGCATGCACCAAAAGCGATTACCTCGATGTAAACGCCGCCGACAGGCCGCCGCTCAGCGCCTACATCAGTTTCGTCAACGCCCGGCCTGCAGCCACCGGCATACAGTTCTGGACCTTTACCCAACAGGTCACCACCACCGCGGTGGCGGTCAATCAGGCTTCTCCCTACCTGCCCACCACCTTTGGCAATGTCCAGATCAATTTTACGGAAGGAAGCGGGACCAGCTACAAGGCTTCGCGCCAGTTTGGTAACAGCGCCGCCTATACGGAAACAGGAGGCCCTAACGGCCCTATCGCCGGCTACTACCATACCGTTATCGCAGCAGCCAAAAAGAACGACCGCAGCAAAGACACACTGGTATTGTTTTACGATGACCTGAGCAAATCCCCTGCCGGCAAGGCAAAACTGCGCTTCCTCCACTTCGCGGCTGGTACCGGCGAAGTACAGGTGACGCTGCTGCAACAGGGTGTCGGGAAAGTCTGGTTTGAAAAGGTGGGTTATGGCAGCGCCGGCGGGGGCAACCTGTCAGGCGCTGCTTATGAACTGGGGCCGTTTACTAACGTAGACGCAGGTACGACTTCTCTGACCGTCAGCTCCGGCGGACGGGTATTGAATATCCCCTCCCTCTCCGGGCTACAGCTGGAAGCCGGCAAAGCGTACACCGTACTGCTGCATGGCGGGGTAAATGAAAAAGACATCCCTGGCGCCAGCCTGATCGTGCATCCATAA
- a CDS encoding TonB-dependent receptor plug domain-containing protein, producing MKKLILTVTAPLLFHSLSAQDKHLTDTTRQLGEIQIVGSRSADRTKLNSPVPVDIIDIKTLQESAPQTSITQLLQYISPSFHSVNGSNAGDAGSALNLAQLRGLGVDQLLVLVNGKRRHKSANINWGGLGNGATGYDLNTIPVSAIDRVEILRDGAAAQYGSDAIAGVINIVLKKQTNHILVNTTASTRRRGDGVITRTGINYGTRVGQAGGFFNVTAEFATQAIALPSGHDEAGLYIGPVYGGGANTRGYDAIYTKAIDDAILQSRGLDRHHFDQRSPGSNKAKDALLFFNTAIPVRDETEIYAFGGISRRNSQFTAVYRLPGWTERNNTTLYPDGFLPAMDNGITDKSAAIGVKTTVNQWKIDLSNVYGKNDFSNVITNSLNASLGAKSPTTFDAGKYNGVQNTASLDISRYFKQALHGLNIAFGAQYRTETYQIIAGEEASYIKGDLRPVYRVDTSAAGVPYLSDAGWLALNGLSPGSQIHAGFRPVNEVNVSRSIVAAYADVEAKITRQWLVSAAVRAENFSDFGNVTTGKVASRYSFAPWLSIRASANTGFRAPDLAQFYYTETSTTFQQGRAVDLVTASNKSAATRALGIPSLTPERSTGYAAGITSQPVPNAEITADAYYVDIKNRVGNTGNFSAADTHLPADVRALLLQTGTTQAKFFYNAFSTRTKGIEITASYRIPLENGQIQLLAGGNFVKNEVTHINTPKGLEEYQYVIFSEAERARVTTNIPGQKITLQGSWTTPRWSLLLRTVYFGSVTTATAQNATFPKPDYYFQELKPVWVTDLSAGYHISKAIQVTLGVNNVFNVLGDYTDQAISGLRNPTIVGIQNGNAGIQPFVRLAGKF from the coding sequence ATGAAAAAACTTATACTCACTGTCACTGCCCCGTTGCTCTTTCACAGCCTGTCGGCACAGGACAAACACCTGACCGACACTACCCGGCAGCTGGGAGAAATACAGATCGTCGGCTCCCGCAGCGCAGACCGTACCAAGTTGAACTCCCCCGTGCCGGTAGATATCATCGATATCAAAACCCTGCAGGAATCAGCGCCACAGACCAGCATCACACAACTGCTGCAATACATCTCTCCTTCTTTTCACTCCGTCAACGGCAGCAATGCGGGCGACGCCGGCTCCGCCCTCAACCTCGCCCAGCTGCGGGGCCTGGGCGTAGACCAGTTGCTGGTGCTGGTGAACGGCAAACGCCGTCATAAAAGCGCCAACATCAACTGGGGCGGCCTCGGCAACGGCGCTACCGGTTACGACCTCAATACCATCCCCGTCAGCGCCATCGACCGCGTGGAGATACTGCGCGACGGCGCCGCCGCACAATACGGCTCCGACGCTATCGCCGGTGTGATCAACATCGTGCTGAAAAAACAAACAAACCATATCCTTGTGAATACCACGGCCAGCACACGACGCAGAGGCGACGGCGTCATCACCCGCACCGGCATCAACTACGGCACACGGGTAGGACAGGCAGGCGGCTTCTTTAACGTGACCGCTGAATTTGCCACACAAGCCATCGCCCTGCCATCCGGCCACGATGAGGCGGGCCTGTACATCGGGCCCGTCTACGGCGGTGGCGCCAATACCAGGGGCTATGACGCCATCTATACCAAAGCTATCGACGACGCCATCCTGCAAAGCCGGGGCCTGGACCGCCATCATTTCGACCAGCGCAGCCCCGGTTCCAACAAAGCCAAAGACGCACTGCTCTTTTTTAATACAGCCATCCCCGTTAGAGACGAGACGGAAATATATGCCTTCGGCGGTATCAGCCGCCGCAACTCGCAGTTCACCGCGGTATACCGCCTCCCCGGCTGGACGGAACGCAACAATACCACCCTGTACCCCGACGGCTTCCTGCCCGCCATGGACAACGGTATCACTGACAAGTCCGCCGCCATCGGCGTGAAAACCACGGTCAACCAATGGAAGATCGACCTGTCCAACGTATACGGCAAAAACGATTTCAGTAATGTCATCACCAACTCATTGAACGCCAGCCTGGGCGCCAAAAGCCCCACCACCTTTGACGCCGGCAAATACAACGGCGTGCAGAACACTGCCAGCCTGGACATCAGCCGCTACTTCAAACAGGCGCTCCATGGGCTCAACATCGCGTTCGGTGCACAATACCGCACGGAAACCTACCAGATCATTGCCGGTGAAGAAGCGTCCTATATCAAAGGAGACCTGCGCCCCGTTTACCGCGTAGATACCAGCGCCGCCGGCGTCCCCTATCTCTCCGACGCCGGATGGCTGGCGCTCAACGGCCTGTCTCCCGGATCGCAGATCCATGCAGGCTTCCGGCCGGTCAATGAAGTGAATGTCAGTCGCTCTATCGTAGCCGCCTATGCAGACGTAGAAGCTAAAATCACCCGTCAGTGGCTCGTGTCCGCCGCCGTACGCGCAGAGAACTTTTCCGATTTCGGCAATGTCACCACCGGCAAAGTGGCCTCCCGCTACAGCTTCGCACCATGGCTGAGCATCCGCGCCTCCGCCAACACCGGCTTCCGTGCACCCGACCTGGCGCAGTTCTATTACACGGAAACATCTACCACCTTCCAACAGGGCCGCGCTGTAGACCTGGTAACAGCATCCAACAAAAGCGCCGCCACCCGGGCATTAGGCATCCCATCGCTCACACCGGAACGCTCTACCGGTTATGCCGCCGGTATTACCTCCCAGCCCGTACCCAACGCAGAAATTACCGCCGACGCCTACTACGTGGACATCAAAAACCGTGTAGGCAATACCGGTAACTTCTCGGCCGCCGACACCCATCTGCCGGCTGACGTCCGCGCCCTGCTGCTGCAAACCGGCACCACACAGGCCAAGTTCTTTTACAACGCCTTCAGCACCCGCACCAAAGGCATTGAAATAACCGCCAGCTACCGCATCCCGCTGGAAAACGGACAGATACAACTGCTGGCAGGCGGTAATTTTGTGAAGAATGAAGTGACGCATATCAATACCCCGAAAGGACTGGAAGAATACCAATACGTGATCTTCAGCGAAGCGGAAAGAGCCAGGGTAACGACCAACATCCCCGGACAGAAGATCACCCTGCAGGGCAGCTGGACTACGCCCCGATGGTCACTGTTGCTGCGCACGGTGTATTTCGGGTCGGTGACTACCGCCACCGCGCAGAACGCCACCTTTCCCAAACCGGACTATTACTTCCAGGAGCTGAAACCCGTCTGGGTCACCGACCTGTCCGCCGGATACCATATCAGCAAAGCCATCCAGGTGACACTGGGCGTCAATAACGTGTTCAACGTGCTGGGTGATTATACCGATCAGGCCATTTCAGGCCTCCGCAATCCAACCATTGTAGGCATACAAAACGGCAACGCCGGTATCCAGCCGTTTGTACGGCTCGCCGGCAAATTTTAA